In Gossypium arboreum isolate Shixiya-1 chromosome 6, ASM2569848v2, whole genome shotgun sequence, the following are encoded in one genomic region:
- the LOC108485661 gene encoding probable trehalose-phosphate phosphatase D, with protein MTNQQNVVVVDVKPHGAVKPPLSFPVAKSFSPQDLKLLLMKKRFETENAWVLDSMRASSPTRISNPTTTSLPETDVKSSWIVHHPSALNMFEQIVTASEGKQIAMFLDYDGTLSPIVEDPDRAFMPREMRAAVRDVARYFPTAILTGRCRDKVYSFVKLSGLYYAGSHGMDIKGPSKSCKDNNNGKQGVLFQPASEFLPMIDEVYKALVEKTNSIPGAKVENNKFCVSVHYRCVDEKSWATIAEQVRSVLNHYPKLKLTQGRKVLEIRPTIKWDKGRALEFLLEALGYNNANDVLPIYIGDDRTDEDAFKVLRDRGLGFGILVSKIPKETNASYSLQEPSEVKEFLRRLVEWKKLSLQTPIIG; from the exons ATGACTAACCAACAAAATGTGGTGGTTGTGGATGTGAAACCCCATGGTGCTGTTAAGCCACCATTATCATTTCCAGTGGCCAAGTCCTTTTCACCACAAGACCTGAAGTTATTATTAATGAAGAAAAGGTTCGAAACTGAGAATGCTTGGGTACTGGATTCCATGAGAGCTTCTTCACCTACTCGTATCAGCAACCCTACTACGACTTCCTTACCTGAAACTGATGTCAAAAGTTCCTGGATT GTCCATCATCCCTCAGCTTTGAACATGTTTGAACAAATAGTGACTGCTTCAGAAGGGAAACAGATTGCGATGTTCCTTGACTACGATGGCACACTGTCACCAATCGTTGAAGACCCGGATCGAGCTTTCATGCCCAGAGAGATGAGAGCAGCTGTAAGAGATGTTGCAAGATATTTTCCTACTGCAATACTCACCGGAAGATGCAGAGACAAG GTTTACAGCTTTGTAAAACTATCTGGACTTTATTATGCTGGTAGCCATGGTATGGATATCAAGGGACCATCCAAAAGTTGCAAAGACAATAATAAT GGTAAGCAGGGAGTGCTTTTCCAGCCTGCAAGTGAATTCTTGCCCATGATTGATGAG GTGTACAAAGCATTGGTAGAGAAAACAAATTCCATTCCAGGAGCCAAGGTGGAAAACAACAAGTTTTGTGTTTCCGTACACTATCGATGTGTTGATGAAAAG AGTTGGGCTACAATAGCTGAGCAAGTTAGATCAGTGCTGAACCACTACCCTAAGCTTAAATTAACTCAAGGGAGGAAG GTATTAGAGATACGTCCCACTATCAAATGGGACAAAGGGAGAGCCCTTGAATTTTTGTTGGAAGCACtag GATATAAcaatgcaaatgatgttttaccAATTTATATCGGCGATGATAGAACTGATGAAGATGCTTTCAAG GTTTTACGTGATAGAGGACTAGGATTTGGGATTTTGGTTTCAAAAATACCCAAAGAAACTAATGCATCCTATTCTCTCCAAGAACCATCTGAG GTTAAGGAGTTCTTGCGACGTTTGGTGGAGTGGAAAAAGTTGTCGCTACAAACACCCATAATTGGCTAA